The Castor canadensis chromosome 8, mCasCan1.hap1v2, whole genome shotgun sequence genome contains a region encoding:
- the Rnf41 gene encoding E3 ubiquitin-protein ligase NRDP1 — MGYDVTRFQGDVDEDLICPICSGVLEEPVQAPHCEHAFCNACITQWFSQQQTCPVDRSVVTVAHLRPVPRIMRNMLSKLQIACDNAVFGCSAIVRLDNLMSHLSDCEHNPKRPVTCEQGCGLEMPKDELPNHNCIKHLRSVVQQQQTRIAELEKTSAEHKHQLAEQKRDIQLLKAYMRAIRSVNPNLQNLEETIEYNEILEWVNSLQPARVTRWGGMISTPDAVLQAVIKRSLVESGCPASIVNELIENAHERSWPQGLATLETRQMNRRYYENYVAKRIPGKQAVVVMACENQHMGDDMVQEPGLVMIFAHGVEEI; from the exons ATGGGGTATGATGTAACCCGTTTCCAGGGGGATGTTGATGAAGACCTTATCTGCCCTATTTGCAGTGGAGTCTTGGAGGAGCCAGTACAG GCACCTCACTGCGAGCATGCTTTCTGCAATGCCTGCATCACCCAGTGGTTCTCTCAGCAGCAGACGTGTCCGGTGGACCGTAGCGTTGTGACGGTCGCCCACCTGCGCCCAGTACCTCGAATCATGCGGAACATGCTGTCAAAGCTGCAGATTGCCTGTGACAACGCTGTGTTTGGCTGCAGTGCCATTGTCCGGCTTGACAACCTCATGTCTCACCTCAGCGACTGTGAGCACAACCCGAAGCGGCCTGTAACCTGTGAACAGGGCTGCGG CCTGGAGATGCCTAAAGATGAGCTGCCAAACCACAATTGCATTAAGCACCTGCGCTCCGTGGTACAACAGCAGCAGACACGCATCGCAGAACTGGAGAAGACGTCAGCTGAACACAAACACCAGCTGGCGGAGCAG AAGCGAGATATTCAGCTGCTAAAAGCATATATGCGTGCAATCCGCAGTGTCAACCCCAACCTTCAGAACCTGGAGGAGACGATTGAATACAACGAGATCCTCGA GTGGGTGAACTCCCTGCAGCCAGCAAGAGTGACTCGCTGGGGAGGAATGATCTCAACCCCGGATGCTGTGCTTCAGGCTGTAATCAAGCGCTCCCTGGTGGAGAGTGGGTGCCCTGCCTCTATTGTCAACGAGCTAATCGAAAATGCCCACGAACGTAGCTGGCCCCAGGGTCTGGCCACACTAGAGACAAGACAGATGAACCGGCGCTACTATGAAAACTACGTGGCCAAGCGTATCCCTGGCAAGCAGGCTGTTGTTGTGATGGCTTGTGAGAACCAGCATATGGGTGATGACATGGTGCAGGAGCCGGGGCTTGTCATGATATTTGCGCATGGTGTGGAGGAGATCTAG